One window of the Conexibacter sp. SYSU D00693 genome contains the following:
- a CDS encoding PLP-dependent aminotransferase family protein → MADTISFARGAPSLDIVDVEGLKDAAVRAFERDPAGVTAYGTAVGYVPLREWIAAKHGVDVSQVLVTNGSMQADAFLFETLVQQGDPVVVEKPTYDRTLLNLRARGADVRMVSLQPDGIDVDELAGLLEDGLRPTLAHVIPNFQNPAGYTLSLEKRQRLLELARRHEFVVFEDDPYVDIRFAGETLPTMLSLDDAGTVVYASSFSKTVCPGVRVGYLVGPAERIAQITKLATNTYIAPNMLAQATVFQFCDSGALDRSVATVKEALAERVKLLTAALDRELPDAEYVAPEGGYFMWVSLPEGTDVDAVFEEAKGLGVQFVKGTDFLLEGGENTMRLAYSGVTADQIDEGVRRLAQAVEAARSRAAA, encoded by the coding sequence ATGGCCGACACGATCTCCTTCGCCCGCGGGGCGCCGTCCCTGGACATCGTCGACGTGGAGGGCCTCAAGGACGCCGCGGTCCGCGCGTTCGAGCGTGATCCCGCCGGCGTCACGGCCTACGGCACGGCCGTCGGCTACGTCCCGCTGCGCGAGTGGATCGCCGCCAAGCACGGCGTCGACGTCTCGCAGGTCCTCGTCACCAACGGCTCGATGCAGGCCGACGCGTTCCTGTTCGAGACGCTCGTCCAGCAGGGCGACCCGGTCGTCGTCGAGAAGCCGACCTACGACCGCACGCTGCTCAACCTGCGGGCGCGCGGCGCGGACGTCCGGATGGTGTCGCTGCAGCCCGACGGCATCGACGTCGACGAGCTCGCGGGGCTGCTCGAGGACGGGCTGCGCCCGACGCTCGCGCACGTCATCCCGAACTTCCAGAACCCGGCCGGCTACACGCTGTCGCTCGAGAAGCGCCAGCGGCTGCTGGAGCTCGCGCGCCGGCACGAGTTCGTCGTCTTCGAGGACGACCCGTACGTCGACATCCGCTTCGCCGGCGAGACGCTGCCGACGATGCTGTCGCTCGACGACGCGGGGACGGTCGTCTACGCGTCGTCGTTCTCCAAGACCGTCTGCCCGGGTGTGCGCGTCGGCTACCTGGTGGGCCCGGCCGAGCGGATCGCCCAGATCACGAAGCTCGCGACGAACACCTACATCGCGCCGAACATGCTGGCGCAGGCGACGGTCTTCCAGTTCTGCGACTCGGGCGCCCTGGACCGCTCGGTCGCGACCGTCAAGGAGGCGCTGGCCGAGCGCGTCAAGCTGCTGACCGCCGCGCTGGACCGCGAGCTGCCCGACGCGGAGTACGTCGCCCCCGAGGGCGGCTACTTCATGTGGGTGTCGCTGCCGGAGGGCACCGACGTCGACGCGGTCTTCGAGGAGGCCAAGGGCCTCGGCGTGCAGTTCGTCAAGGGCACGGACTTCCTGCTCGAGGGCGGCGAGAACACCATGCGCCTGGCCTACTCGGGCGTGACCGCGGACCAGATCGACGAGGGCGTGCGCCGGCTGGCGCAGGCCGTCGAGGCCGCCCGCTCGCGCGCGGCGGCCTAG
- a CDS encoding type IV toxin-antitoxin system AbiEi family antitoxin domain-containing protein encodes MDARTVTPHLRRQQNLVTRVQLVEAGWGRGAIESARRSGWLHLVHVGVYSVTPTLTPSARCVAAVLATGGVLSHESAAAWHRLLAWRDGPVHVLTLRRARSQPGIVVHRTRRLPAADVQRRDGMAFTTATRTILDLAGVLPEALVLDAAMEALHRKVLDVERLRGADLRGHRGARTIDVLLGRLADGTHSALEVDVRELCRAAGLPMPVGQFRLGPRHHVDFAWPERKVALEADSWTFHGNQRQWLADHERNARAVAKGWQLLRFNRVQIREQPGAVIAALRAALAEV; translated from the coding sequence GTGGATGCTCGAACGGTCACACCCCACCTTCGCCGGCAGCAGAACCTCGTGACGCGTGTCCAGCTCGTCGAGGCGGGCTGGGGGCGCGGCGCGATCGAGTCGGCCCGACGCTCGGGCTGGCTGCACCTCGTGCACGTCGGCGTCTACAGCGTCACGCCGACGCTGACGCCCTCCGCCCGATGCGTCGCGGCGGTGCTGGCCACGGGCGGCGTCCTGAGCCACGAGTCCGCGGCGGCCTGGCACCGACTTCTCGCGTGGCGAGACGGGCCGGTCCACGTCCTGACGCTCAGGCGTGCGCGCAGCCAGCCCGGCATCGTCGTCCATCGCACACGTCGGCTGCCCGCGGCCGACGTCCAGCGTCGCGACGGGATGGCCTTCACGACGGCGACGAGGACGATCCTGGACCTGGCCGGCGTGCTGCCCGAGGCCCTGGTGCTGGACGCGGCGATGGAGGCGCTCCACCGCAAGGTGCTCGACGTCGAGCGGCTTCGCGGCGCCGACCTCCGGGGTCACCGCGGCGCGCGCACGATCGACGTCCTCCTGGGCCGGCTGGCGGACGGCACGCACTCCGCCCTCGAGGTCGACGTGCGGGAGCTCTGCCGGGCGGCGGGCCTGCCGATGCCCGTCGGGCAGTTCCGCCTGGGGCCGCGGCACCACGTCGACTTCGCGTGGCCCGAGCGCAAGGTGGCCCTGGAGGCCGACAGCTGGACGTTCCACGGCAACCAGCGCCAGTGGCTCGCCGACCACGAGCGCAACGCCCGGGCCGTGGCCAAGGGCTGGCAGCTGCTGCGCTTCAACCGCGTCCAGATCCGCGAGCAGCCTGGAGCCGTCATCGCCGCGCTGCGGGCCGCGCTCGCCGAGGTGTGA
- a CDS encoding MBL fold metallo-hydrolase, which produces MQVVALHEGVVVARSVKWQTTCTILHQGEETFVLDSLVYQDELDALPGILQQAGWSLSGLLCTHGDFDHLLGRLAFPDAPLGVSETTAARLRAEPGDAQRHLREFDEDDYVVRPHPLALGSVQALPVPGKLEIGDAELELLPAEGHTEDGMAVWAPFARVLCCGDYLSPVELPWLQEQGSRDAYLATLRRLAPYVEQADWVVPGHGSPLDPQRALAILREDVAYLEGLPDEAKLPLARRDRRQREIHADNVRRVG; this is translated from the coding sequence ATGCAGGTCGTCGCGCTGCACGAGGGCGTCGTCGTCGCCCGCAGCGTGAAGTGGCAGACGACGTGCACGATCCTGCACCAGGGCGAGGAGACCTTCGTCCTGGACTCGCTCGTCTACCAGGACGAGCTCGACGCGCTGCCGGGCATCCTCCAGCAGGCGGGCTGGTCGCTCTCGGGCCTGCTGTGCACCCACGGGGACTTCGACCACCTGCTCGGGCGGCTGGCGTTCCCCGACGCGCCGCTGGGCGTGAGCGAGACGACGGCCGCGCGGCTGCGGGCCGAGCCGGGCGACGCCCAGCGCCACCTGCGCGAGTTCGACGAGGACGACTACGTCGTGCGCCCGCATCCGCTCGCGCTGGGGTCGGTCCAGGCGCTGCCGGTGCCCGGCAAGCTCGAGATCGGCGACGCGGAGCTCGAGCTCCTGCCCGCCGAGGGCCACACCGAGGACGGGATGGCGGTGTGGGCGCCCTTCGCGCGGGTGCTGTGCTGCGGTGACTACCTGTCCCCGGTCGAGCTGCCGTGGCTGCAGGAGCAGGGGTCGCGCGACGCCTACCTCGCCACCCTGCGCCGGCTGGCGCCCTACGTCGAGCAGGCCGACTGGGTCGTGCCGGGCCACGGGTCCCCGCTGGACCCGCAGCGGGCGCTGGCGATCCTGCGCGAGGACGTCGCCTACCTCGAGGGCCTGCCCGACGAGGCGAAGCTCCCGCTCGCGCGGCGAGATCGCCGGCAGAGGGAGATCCACGCCGACAACGTCCGTAGAGTCGGCTGA
- a CDS encoding VOC family protein: MLQHVALELREDDVEAEAAFWALLGFARVDPPAGLRDRSVWVQRGEQQIHLLLADTPVVPPQGHVAVVAEDHAATVATLRDAGHEVEDRARHWGAARCFARTPAGHRVEVMEFAPS, translated from the coding sequence ATGCTCCAGCACGTCGCCCTCGAACTGCGCGAGGACGACGTCGAGGCCGAGGCCGCCTTCTGGGCGCTCCTCGGGTTCGCCCGGGTTGACCCGCCGGCCGGGCTGCGTGACCGTTCGGTGTGGGTGCAGCGCGGCGAGCAGCAGATCCACCTCCTCCTCGCGGACACGCCCGTGGTCCCGCCGCAGGGCCACGTGGCCGTCGTCGCCGAGGACCACGCGGCGACCGTCGCCACCCTGCGCGACGCGGGCCACGAGGTCGAGGACCGGGCGCGCCACTGGGGCGCGGCGCGGTGCTTCGCGCGCACGCCGGCCGGCCACCGCGTCGAGGTCATGGAGTTCGCCCCCTCGTGA
- the sucD gene encoding succinate--CoA ligase subunit alpha — translation MAILVTEDTKLAVAGITGREGSFHTLNNRKYGTNVVGGINPKKAGTDVEGIPVFADWATCVAESGANTAMIFVPPPFAAASALEAAQAGVELVVIITEGIPAHDELKLYNTVKRDHPGTRVVGPNCPGILSPGKANVGIIPASFFRPGNVGVVSRSGTLTYQIGNELAQRGFGNSSIVGIGGDPVPGSSFIDVIELFEADPETELIVMSGEIGGSAEEEAAEYIRDNVSKPVLGYIAGFTAPPGKTMGHAGAIVSGSKGTAAAKAEALEAVGVKVGRTPTQVAELAMELLGSPS, via the coding sequence ATGGCGATCCTGGTCACCGAGGACACGAAGCTCGCCGTCGCCGGCATCACCGGCCGCGAGGGCTCGTTCCACACCCTCAACAACCGCAAGTACGGCACGAACGTCGTCGGCGGCATCAACCCGAAGAAGGCCGGCACCGACGTCGAGGGCATCCCGGTGTTCGCCGACTGGGCGACCTGCGTCGCCGAGTCGGGCGCCAACACGGCCATGATCTTCGTGCCGCCGCCGTTCGCGGCGGCCTCCGCGCTCGAGGCCGCGCAGGCCGGCGTCGAGCTCGTGGTGATCATCACCGAGGGCATCCCCGCCCACGACGAGCTCAAGCTCTACAACACCGTCAAGCGCGACCACCCGGGCACGCGCGTCGTCGGCCCCAACTGCCCCGGCATCCTGTCGCCGGGCAAGGCCAACGTCGGGATCATCCCGGCGTCGTTCTTCCGCCCGGGCAACGTCGGTGTGGTGTCGCGCTCGGGCACGCTGACCTACCAGATCGGCAACGAGCTGGCCCAGCGCGGCTTCGGCAACTCGTCGATCGTCGGCATCGGCGGCGACCCGGTGCCGGGCTCGTCGTTCATCGACGTCATCGAGCTCTTCGAGGCCGACCCCGAGACCGAGCTCATCGTGATGAGCGGCGAGATCGGCGGCTCGGCCGAGGAGGAGGCCGCGGAGTACATCCGCGACAACGTCTCCAAGCCCGTGCTCGGCTACATCGCCGGCTTCACCGCGCCCCCCGGCAAGACGATGGGCCACGCCGGCGCCATCGTGTCGGGCTCGAAGGGCACCGCGGCCGCCAAGGCCGAGGCCCTGGAGGCCGTGGGCGTGAAGGTCGGCCGCACGCCGACCCAGGTCGCGGAGCTCGCCATGGAGCTCCTCGGCAGCCCCTCCTGA
- a CDS encoding GNAT family N-acetyltransferase, producing MTARTWLAGPHEAEHVANLLIAFRNHFEEDWPSDNAMLAGVERVMEDRNADFLLGAPHDDAPPAAVAQLRYRFGIWRAGTECLLEDLFVREDARGTGLGRAMMEAVVARAHERGARLLELDTHEDNAPALALYASFGLTPERVPGGPRRLFLRGRLDEE from the coding sequence GTGACCGCCCGCACCTGGCTCGCCGGCCCGCACGAGGCCGAGCACGTGGCGAACCTCCTCATCGCCTTCCGCAACCACTTCGAGGAGGACTGGCCCTCGGACAACGCGATGCTCGCCGGCGTCGAGCGCGTCATGGAGGACCGCAACGCCGACTTCCTGCTCGGCGCCCCGCACGACGACGCGCCGCCCGCGGCCGTCGCCCAGCTGCGCTACCGCTTCGGCATCTGGCGCGCGGGGACCGAGTGCCTGCTCGAGGACCTCTTCGTGCGCGAGGACGCCCGCGGGACCGGCCTGGGCCGGGCGATGATGGAGGCGGTCGTCGCCCGCGCGCACGAGCGCGGCGCGCGCCTCCTCGAGCTCGACACGCACGAGGACAACGCCCCGGCGCTGGCCCTCTACGCGTCCTTCGGGCTCACGCCGGAGCGCGTCCCGGGCGGGCCGCGGCGGCTGTTCCTGCGCGGGCGCCTGGACGAGGAGTAG
- a CDS encoding glycosyltransferase family 2 protein, with amino-acid sequence MSATEASRAFYRRLADHAGLPFVVLDPADAGAPDHQAVNPLAARLLGPEVCRQYLMLPVAYVDGVVTVATAAPADDLSREVAASLTGRPVRFVVAAEDELLAAIDRLFGAAPTDAGAAAAVPSASHPTLPPRRAAAAESAEEEAAFEDEQPDDRGPVTDPSFPTRLGDLLVARGVATDEDVAAALEEQARTGSRLGDVLMAKGVVSEPELVAILAEHFQLPLVDLSEYDPDPAALELVPEPLARTLRAVPLAVDDTTLYLAIADVLDDQTVAALREHTHLELRGFLASRNSIDELLQRIYGEEYVAVAKSELLTRFPEDSANQVVTPAQRAVLVVGAVLLVAALILFPVPTLIGLIGASSIFYTATSVYKFVLTYRALGHQYEIDVTPEEVAALDERELPVYTILVPLYQEAAVLPKLTKGIEGLDYPKTKLDVRLLCEEDDPETPAAIREMDLPPHFKLVVVPDAQPKTKPKACNYGLLQADGEYVVIFDAEDIPDRDQLKKVVIAFRKADPRVTCIQAKLNYFNADQNLLTRWFTTEYSMWFDLMLPGLDASGVPIPLGGTSNHFITDRLIELAAWDPFNVTEDADLGIRLHKAGYKTAMVDSTTLEEANSVLDNWIRQRSRWIKGYLQTWLVHMRNPARLLRQIGLKSFISFQLIVGGTFIFLLNPIFWGLTTLFFFSNAGFIEELFPSFVFYAAAFQLFIGNFVFMYLNVAGSVQRGYFDLAKYALLSPLYWGLMSIAAWKGFGQLVTKPFYWEKTIHGLDDPHAAPIQPQRVEA; translated from the coding sequence ATGAGCGCGACCGAGGCCTCGCGCGCCTTCTACCGCCGGCTGGCCGACCACGCCGGCCTGCCGTTCGTGGTGCTCGACCCGGCCGACGCCGGCGCGCCCGACCACCAGGCCGTCAACCCGCTGGCCGCCCGCCTGCTCGGCCCCGAGGTCTGCCGCCAGTACCTCATGCTGCCGGTGGCCTACGTGGACGGCGTGGTCACGGTCGCCACCGCGGCGCCCGCCGACGACCTCTCGCGCGAGGTGGCCGCCTCGCTCACCGGCCGTCCCGTGCGCTTCGTCGTCGCGGCCGAGGACGAGCTGCTCGCCGCGATCGACCGGCTGTTCGGCGCCGCCCCCACCGACGCGGGCGCCGCAGCGGCCGTGCCCTCCGCGAGCCACCCGACCCTGCCGCCCCGCCGGGCGGCCGCCGCCGAGAGCGCGGAGGAGGAGGCCGCCTTCGAGGACGAACAGCCCGACGACCGCGGCCCGGTCACCGACCCGAGCTTCCCGACCCGCCTCGGCGACCTGCTCGTCGCCCGCGGCGTGGCCACCGACGAGGACGTCGCCGCCGCGCTGGAGGAGCAGGCGCGCACCGGCTCGCGCCTGGGCGACGTGCTCATGGCCAAGGGCGTGGTCTCCGAACCCGAGCTCGTGGCGATCCTCGCCGAGCACTTCCAGCTCCCGCTCGTCGACCTCAGCGAGTACGACCCGGACCCGGCCGCGCTCGAGCTCGTCCCCGAGCCGCTGGCGCGCACGCTGCGCGCCGTCCCGCTCGCCGTCGACGACACGACGCTCTACCTCGCGATCGCCGACGTCCTCGACGACCAGACCGTGGCCGCGCTGCGCGAGCACACGCACCTGGAGCTGCGCGGCTTCCTGGCCAGCCGCAACTCGATCGACGAGCTGCTGCAGCGCATCTACGGCGAGGAGTACGTCGCCGTGGCGAAGTCCGAGCTGCTCACGCGCTTCCCCGAGGACAGCGCCAACCAGGTCGTCACGCCCGCGCAGCGGGCGGTCCTGGTCGTCGGCGCCGTCCTGCTCGTCGCCGCGCTGATCCTCTTCCCGGTGCCGACGCTCATCGGCCTGATCGGCGCCTCGTCGATCTTCTACACGGCGACCTCGGTCTACAAGTTCGTCCTCACCTACCGGGCGCTCGGGCACCAGTACGAGATCGACGTCACCCCCGAGGAGGTCGCGGCGCTCGACGAGCGCGAGCTGCCCGTCTACACGATCCTCGTGCCGCTCTACCAGGAGGCCGCGGTCCTCCCGAAGCTCACCAAGGGCATCGAGGGCCTCGACTACCCCAAGACGAAGCTCGACGTCCGCCTGCTCTGCGAGGAGGACGACCCCGAGACGCCGGCCGCCATCCGCGAGATGGACCTGCCGCCGCACTTCAAGCTCGTGGTCGTCCCGGACGCGCAGCCCAAGACGAAGCCCAAGGCGTGCAACTACGGCCTGCTGCAGGCCGACGGCGAGTACGTCGTCATCTTCGACGCCGAGGACATCCCGGACCGCGACCAGCTCAAGAAGGTCGTCATCGCCTTCCGCAAGGCCGATCCGCGCGTCACCTGCATCCAGGCGAAGCTCAACTACTTCAACGCGGACCAGAACCTGCTGACCCGGTGGTTCACCACCGAGTACTCGATGTGGTTCGACCTGATGCTGCCGGGCCTCGACGCGTCCGGCGTGCCGATCCCGCTGGGCGGCACCTCCAACCACTTCATCACCGACCGCCTGATCGAGCTCGCGGCCTGGGACCCGTTCAACGTCACCGAGGACGCCGACCTCGGCATCCGCCTGCACAAGGCGGGCTACAAGACCGCGATGGTCGACTCGACGACGCTCGAGGAGGCCAACTCGGTCCTGGACAACTGGATCCGCCAGCGCTCGCGGTGGATCAAGGGCTACCTGCAGACCTGGCTGGTCCACATGCGCAACCCGGCGCGGCTGCTGCGCCAGATCGGCCTCAAGAGCTTCATCTCCTTCCAGCTGATCGTCGGCGGGACGTTCATCTTCCTGCTCAACCCGATCTTCTGGGGCCTGACCACGCTGTTCTTCTTCTCGAACGCGGGCTTCATCGAGGAGCTGTTCCCGAGCTTCGTCTTCTACGCCGCCGCGTTCCAACTCTTCATCGGCAACTTCGTCTTCATGTACCTCAACGTCGCCGGCTCGGTCCAGCGGGGGTACTTCGACCTGGCCAAGTACGCGCTGCTCAGCCCCCTCTACTGGGGCCTGATGTCGATCGCCGCGTGGAAGGGCTTCGGCCAGCTCGTGACCAAGCCGTTCTACTGGGAGAAGACGATCCACGGCCTCGACGACCCGCACGCGGCGCCCATCCAGCCGCAGCGCGTGGAGGCCTGA
- the sucC gene encoding ADP-forming succinate--CoA ligase subunit beta, translated as MDLLEHQGKQLFARHGLATSDGKAVTSVEDAVAAANEIGYPVVVKAQVLIGGRGKAGGVKLAADEAEAREHATNILGLDIKGHIVRTLWIEHASDIATEYYASVLLDRSEKKPLVMFSVEGGVDIEQVAEETPEKLIKQTVDPLEGLTREQALEIAKAGGADEDVVEGVADALVKLYEVWIEEDASLTEINPLIVTPDRQVKALDAKVTLDGNALFRHEENQGLGDTANMDPIELKAKEEGVTYVALDGDIGILGNGAGLVMSTLDVVAQHGGSPANFLDAGGGSDAEKVKQAVALILSNPNVKAVLFNIFGGITRCDEVAKGLVAAFGDLKPEVPFVVRLDGTNDVEGRRILEEAALPNVHAAKTMDGAAEQVVALAKEQS; from the coding sequence ATGGACCTCCTCGAACATCAGGGCAAGCAGCTCTTCGCCCGGCACGGGCTCGCGACCTCCGACGGCAAGGCGGTGACCAGCGTCGAGGACGCGGTCGCGGCGGCCAACGAGATCGGCTACCCGGTCGTGGTCAAGGCGCAGGTGCTCATCGGCGGGCGCGGCAAGGCGGGCGGCGTGAAGCTCGCCGCCGACGAGGCCGAGGCGCGCGAGCACGCGACGAACATCCTCGGGCTGGACATCAAGGGCCACATCGTCCGGACGCTGTGGATCGAGCACGCGTCGGACATCGCCACGGAGTACTACGCGTCGGTCCTCCTCGACCGCTCCGAGAAGAAGCCGCTGGTCATGTTCAGCGTCGAGGGCGGCGTGGACATCGAGCAGGTGGCCGAGGAGACGCCCGAGAAGCTGATCAAGCAGACGGTCGACCCGCTCGAGGGCCTCACGCGCGAGCAGGCGCTCGAGATCGCCAAGGCCGGCGGCGCCGACGAGGACGTCGTCGAGGGCGTCGCCGACGCGCTGGTCAAGCTCTACGAGGTCTGGATCGAGGAGGACGCCTCCCTCACCGAGATCAACCCGCTGATCGTCACGCCCGACCGCCAGGTCAAGGCGCTCGACGCGAAGGTCACGCTCGACGGCAACGCGCTCTTCCGCCACGAGGAGAACCAGGGCCTGGGCGACACGGCCAACATGGACCCGATCGAGCTGAAGGCCAAGGAGGAGGGCGTCACGTACGTCGCCCTCGACGGCGACATCGGGATCCTCGGCAACGGCGCCGGGCTCGTCATGAGCACCCTGGACGTCGTCGCCCAGCACGGCGGCTCCCCGGCCAACTTCCTCGACGCGGGCGGCGGCTCGGACGCCGAGAAGGTCAAGCAGGCGGTCGCGCTGATCCTCTCCAACCCGAACGTCAAGGCCGTGCTGTTCAACATCTTCGGCGGGATCACCCGCTGCGACGAGGTGGCCAAGGGCCTGGTGGCCGCGTTCGGCGACCTCAAGCCCGAGGTCCCGTTCGTCGTCCGCCTCGACGGCACCAACGACGTCGAAGGACGTCGCATCCTGGAGGAGGCCGCGCTGCCCAACGTGCACGCGGCCAAGACGATGGACGGGGCGGCCGAGCAGGTCGTCGCGCTCGCGAAGGAGCAGAGCTAG
- a CDS encoding HAD-IA family hydrolase, which translates to MAALPKNIEWVTFDVYGTLIDWEKGVADAFAKEAARDGVEIDRDQVVDLFLQVSREIEGGSYELYAEVLRQTAVRVAKEIGWDLETSRAGFLPDSLHRWAPYKETMPQLRKILGKYKTGVISNIDDKLLGQTRRHMAADFDLVVTAQQVRSYKPDPAHFNEFARRIGGKKGWVHIASGVPTDIEPCAKLKVPTIWVNRRKEELEPGQKKPTLEVKTLLEAAKALGL; encoded by the coding sequence ATGGCGGCACTGCCCAAGAACATCGAGTGGGTCACGTTCGACGTCTACGGGACGTTGATCGACTGGGAGAAGGGCGTCGCCGATGCGTTCGCCAAGGAGGCGGCCCGGGACGGGGTCGAGATCGACCGCGACCAGGTCGTCGACCTCTTCCTCCAGGTCTCGCGCGAGATCGAGGGCGGCTCGTACGAGCTCTACGCCGAGGTCCTGCGCCAGACCGCCGTCCGGGTGGCCAAGGAGATCGGCTGGGACCTGGAGACCTCGCGCGCGGGGTTCCTGCCCGACAGCCTCCACCGCTGGGCGCCCTACAAGGAGACGATGCCCCAGCTGCGCAAGATCCTGGGCAAGTACAAGACGGGCGTCATCTCGAACATCGACGACAAGCTGCTGGGCCAGACGCGCCGGCACATGGCCGCCGACTTCGACCTCGTCGTCACGGCCCAGCAGGTGCGCTCCTACAAGCCCGACCCGGCGCACTTCAACGAGTTCGCCCGGCGCATCGGCGGCAAGAAGGGGTGGGTGCACATCGCCTCGGGCGTGCCGACCGACATCGAGCCCTGCGCCAAGCTCAAGGTGCCCACGATCTGGGTCAACCGCCGCAAGGAGGAGCTCGAGCCCGGCCAGAAGAAGCCGACGCTCGAGGTGAAGACCCTCCTCGAGGCGGCCAAGGCGCTCGGGCTCTAG
- a CDS encoding adenylate/guanylate cyclase domain-containing protein, protein MSPSWRWVERRLIVWSHLVNLGGAAAVSVYFLVILPPDTQETKVFSVPIGIALALTAALVGGWSARRSVRLHAQPVLDWLPTGTPPTDQVRDIALRLPAFMARITVVRWVLAAVVFGPLALIDSSTLAVELGTTLLASAFTVAAAEFLVAERVLRPVVARVLDWEAPPSAGSLGVGTRLLLAWILCTAIPVVMLAMIPVGRDVETADELVAPIWFVAVATLCAGFLATKLATNRVAVPLRELREATDAVGRGDLRVRVPVDDASEVGRLQAGFNQLVAGLQERERLRDLMDRSMGRDVAREALERGAALGGQVRTVSVLFVDVVGSTALASRERPERVVELLNAFFTSVVETVERHGGFVNKFEGDAALCIFGAPADQPAHATCALAAARDLRGVLDAWRGLDAGIGVSCGEAVAGWIGAESRFEYTVIGDPVNEAARLTELAKDRDGGLLASATTIDAADPEEREHWRVDGEVLLRGRPAPTRLAVPRLTAEPTAPAPAEAVRREV, encoded by the coding sequence GTGAGCCCGTCCTGGCGGTGGGTGGAGCGCCGGCTCATCGTCTGGAGCCACCTCGTCAACTTGGGCGGGGCGGCGGCGGTGTCCGTCTACTTCCTCGTGATCCTGCCGCCGGACACGCAGGAGACGAAGGTCTTCAGCGTCCCGATCGGCATCGCCCTCGCCCTGACCGCGGCGCTCGTCGGGGGCTGGAGCGCGCGGCGCAGCGTGCGGCTGCACGCCCAGCCGGTGCTCGACTGGCTGCCGACGGGCACGCCGCCGACCGACCAGGTGCGCGACATCGCGCTGCGCCTGCCGGCGTTCATGGCGCGCATCACGGTCGTGCGGTGGGTCCTGGCCGCGGTGGTCTTCGGGCCGCTGGCGCTCATCGACTCGTCGACGCTCGCCGTCGAGCTCGGCACGACGCTCCTGGCCAGCGCGTTCACCGTCGCCGCCGCGGAGTTCCTCGTCGCCGAGCGCGTGCTGCGCCCCGTCGTCGCGCGGGTGCTCGACTGGGAGGCGCCGCCGAGCGCCGGCTCCCTGGGCGTCGGCACCCGCCTGCTGCTGGCGTGGATCCTCTGCACGGCGATCCCCGTCGTGATGCTCGCGATGATCCCGGTGGGGCGCGACGTCGAGACGGCCGACGAGCTCGTCGCGCCGATCTGGTTCGTCGCCGTCGCCACCCTGTGCGCCGGCTTCCTGGCGACGAAGCTCGCGACGAACCGCGTCGCCGTGCCGCTGCGCGAGCTGCGCGAGGCGACCGACGCCGTGGGCCGCGGCGACCTGCGCGTCCGCGTCCCGGTCGACGACGCGTCCGAGGTGGGTCGTCTCCAGGCCGGCTTCAACCAGCTCGTCGCCGGCCTGCAGGAGCGCGAGCGCCTGCGCGACCTCATGGACCGCTCGATGGGGCGCGACGTCGCTCGCGAGGCGCTCGAGCGCGGCGCCGCCCTCGGCGGGCAGGTCCGCACGGTGAGCGTCCTGTTCGTCGACGTCGTCGGCTCGACCGCGCTGGCCTCCCGCGAGCGCCCCGAGCGCGTCGTCGAGCTCCTCAACGCGTTCTTCACGAGCGTCGTCGAGACCGTCGAGCGCCACGGCGGCTTCGTGAACAAGTTCGAGGGCGACGCGGCGCTGTGCATCTTCGGCGCGCCCGCCGACCAGCCCGCCCACGCGACGTGCGCGCTGGCCGCGGCCCGCGACCTGCGCGGCGTGCTCGACGCCTGGCGCGGGCTCGACGCCGGCATCGGGGTCTCCTGCGGCGAGGCGGTCGCCGGCTGGATCGGCGCGGAGTCGCGCTTCGAGTACACCGTCATCGGCGACCCGGTCAACGAGGCCGCACGCCTCACGGAGCTGGCCAAGGACCGCGACGGCGGGCTGCTCGCCAGCGCCACGACCATCGACGCCGCCGACCCCGAGGAGCGCGAGCACTGGCGCGTGGACGGCGAGGTCCTGCTGCGCGGCCGGCCGGCACCGACGCGGCTGGCGGTGCCGCGGCTGACGGCCGAGCCGACGGCTCCGGCCCCCGCGGAGGCGGTGCGGCGCGAGGTGTGA